One stretch of Pirellulales bacterium DNA includes these proteins:
- a CDS encoding sulfatase-like hydrolase/transferase, with translation MFRILLAACGLLLSSVLAQAAAPRPNILLLLTDDQRADTVHALGGAFVQTPHLDRLVERGFAFQRAYCLGGNSAAVCLPSRNMLLSGRTWFRFGQAARAEDPNFPAVFNAAGYVTYHYGKRGNTAPAIQALFQTNRYLDNDETDRRSGQPGQAIADAAVEFLRDNRPRFERQPFFMYLAFASPHDPRVAAPELMARYRHAALPLPANFLPLHPFDNGEMTVRDERLAPWPRTPDEIRRHWHDYCAVITGLDAHIGRLLAALDELELTENTIVIFSSDQGLALGSHGLLGKQNLYEAGMRVPLVIAGPGIAHGSSPALVYLHDLLPTCCDLAGLPTPPDLDGRSLAPLLTGQAPRVRETLLLAYRDVQRAVCDERFKLIRYPQIDRTQLFDLQADPDEIDDLAGRPEHAATLERLRGELLALEAQSGDTCPWTVAQPRSGNWKPPTD, from the coding sequence ATGTTTCGCATCTTGCTTGCGGCGTGCGGCCTGCTCCTGTCGAGCGTCCTGGCGCAGGCGGCAGCGCCGCGCCCCAACATCCTCTTGCTGCTGACCGACGATCAGCGCGCCGACACGGTCCACGCCCTGGGGGGCGCGTTCGTTCAGACGCCGCACCTCGACCGTCTCGTCGAGCGCGGCTTCGCCTTCCAGCGGGCCTATTGCCTGGGCGGCAACAGCGCGGCCGTCTGCCTGCCCAGCCGCAACATGCTGCTCTCGGGCCGGACCTGGTTTCGCTTTGGCCAGGCGGCCCGCGCCGAGGACCCCAATTTTCCCGCGGTGTTCAACGCGGCCGGATACGTCACCTATCACTACGGCAAGCGCGGCAACACGGCGCCGGCGATTCAAGCTTTGTTCCAGACCAATCGCTACCTCGACAACGACGAGACCGATCGTCGCTCGGGCCAGCCGGGCCAGGCCATCGCCGACGCCGCGGTCGAATTCCTGCGCGACAATCGCCCGCGTTTCGAACGACAGCCGTTCTTCATGTATCTCGCCTTCGCTTCGCCGCACGATCCGCGCGTGGCGGCGCCCGAGCTGATGGCCCGATATCGGCACGCCGCGCTGCCGCTGCCGGCGAACTTCCTGCCGCTGCATCCCTTTGACAACGGCGAAATGACCGTCCGCGACGAGCGTCTCGCCCCGTGGCCGCGCACGCCCGACGAAATCCGCCGACATTGGCACGATTATTGCGCCGTCATCACCGGCCTCGACGCGCACATCGGCCGGCTCCTGGCCGCACTCGACGAGCTCGAGCTGACCGAAAACACGATCGTGATTTTTTCGTCGGACCAGGGCCTGGCGCTGGGCAGCCACGGGCTGCTGGGCAAGCAAAACCTGTACGAGGCCGGGATGCGCGTGCCGCTCGTCATCGCCGGACCCGGCATCGCCCACGGCAGCTCGCCGGCGCTGGTCTATCTGCACGACCTGTTGCCGACGTGTTGCGATCTGGCGGGGCTACCGACGCCGCCCGACCTCGACGGCCGCAGCCTGGCCCCCCTGCTCACCGGGCAGGCGCCGCGCGTGCGCGAGACGCTGCTGCTGGCCTATCGCGACGTCCAGCGCGCCGTCTGCGACGAGCGTTTCAAGCTGATTCGCTATCCGCAGATCGACCGCACGCAACTCTTCGATCTGCAGGCCGACCCGGACGAGATCGACGATCTGGCCGGGCGCCCCGAGCACGCGGCCACTCTGGAACGCCTGCGCGGCGAGCTGCTCGCGCTCGAGGCACAATCGGGCGACACTTGCCCCTGGACCGTCGCCCAGCCGCGGAGCGGCAACTGGAAGCCCCCGACCGATTGA
- a CDS encoding rhomboid family intramembrane serine protease produces MLPALKIDFRSTPVTLLVTAVALALEVVSTFDPSPDMDRRFALQVDWRLVISWPIWEGEWWRPLTTTLLHGNLLHAGFNIYWMLVLGPIVEGRIGALRYAGLLLVLCYVPVLLDYLVVMHPAVGLSGAVYGLFGMMWVGRRREPYWGVVVNDETVRVMMVWFFFCIAATYLGWMPVANVAHGWGLALGVLAGMVLIDTRRRPAWIGAFTLATVVPLIGLFWAPWHPGYRLVRYNRAAAKYRHQMQPLSVELEPGETAGEEPGAGLEDAEISVEK; encoded by the coding sequence ATGCTGCCTGCTCTCAAGATCGACTTTCGCAGTACGCCGGTCACATTGTTGGTGACGGCCGTGGCGCTCGCGCTCGAGGTGGTGAGCACGTTCGATCCCAGCCCGGACATGGACCGCCGCTTTGCCTTGCAGGTCGATTGGCGGTTGGTGATCTCCTGGCCAATCTGGGAGGGCGAGTGGTGGCGGCCGCTGACCACCACCCTGCTGCACGGCAACCTGCTGCATGCCGGGTTCAATATCTATTGGATGCTCGTCTTGGGCCCGATCGTCGAAGGACGGATCGGCGCGCTGCGCTATGCGGGCCTGCTGCTGGTGTTGTGCTACGTGCCGGTGCTGCTCGACTATCTCGTGGTGATGCACCCGGCGGTCGGGCTGTCGGGGGCGGTGTATGGGCTGTTCGGCATGATGTGGGTCGGCCGGCGGCGCGAGCCGTACTGGGGCGTCGTGGTCAACGACGAGACGGTCCGCGTGATGATGGTCTGGTTCTTCTTCTGCATCGCGGCGACCTACCTGGGCTGGATGCCCGTCGCCAACGTGGCCCACGGCTGGGGGCTCGCGCTGGGCGTGTTGGCGGGCATGGTTCTGATCGATACCCGGCGACGGCCCGCCTGGATCGGCGCCTTCACCCTGGCGACGGTCGTTCCGCTGATCGGCCTGTTTTGGGCCCCGTGGCACCCGGGCTATCGCCTCGTTCGCTATAACCGCGCCGCGGCGAAATATCGCCACCAGATGCAGCCCCTGAGCGTCGAGCTCGAGCCCGGCGAGACCGCCGGGGAGGAACCCGGGGCAGGGTTGGAAGATGCGGAGATAAGTGTCGAAAAATAG
- a CDS encoding zf-HC2 domain-containing protein has product MQNVPQEELLSALIDGELSPAEAAQVRAWVAENPAAQQLLEELQSLRTSLQRLPKQALDGGFAERVLRQAERQMLTGADDAPRATISIDERPAPLQRDTANGGGRSLRPMLWAAVAMAAAVMLFTLLPGQLGPERSEVAVQDARPGGDAPQAGFDVQVAKGGAPGSGNRIPDDVLGRTSEQSLGIAAAKDSARVMGKLDTADVPGEGQLVTGDIQQLRYQQLALNKNRIKQQPAERVAVVQVELTPEAARTGQFAQVLARNAIDLAEELPAEAPVLADEAEPRAEQHDRAAGSPPAGEETPPVDVFLVEASEAQLDAMLADLTAEPKWFGNVVVADDADQLEFFHLAPTDQSAAAPTPETGAAPEVAGAPASTESAAAESPPAPDAPAAAREERPAATPKQGFALSKQVRGLARRMQQGGGRQLQELPQTSQAEAPAELTDAGQAGAAQRRVLFVLQVASQPSSAAPPGGGHPADAANMAPEQP; this is encoded by the coding sequence ATGCAAAACGTTCCTCAAGAAGAGCTGCTGAGTGCCCTGATCGACGGCGAGCTGTCGCCGGCCGAAGCGGCACAGGTGCGCGCCTGGGTGGCCGAGAACCCCGCGGCCCAGCAGTTGCTCGAGGAGCTGCAGTCGTTGCGGACCAGCCTGCAGCGACTGCCCAAGCAGGCGCTCGACGGCGGTTTCGCCGAACGGGTGCTGCGGCAGGCCGAGCGGCAAATGTTGACCGGTGCCGACGACGCGCCGCGGGCGACGATCTCGATCGACGAGCGACCGGCGCCGCTGCAGCGCGATACCGCAAATGGCGGCGGTCGCAGCTTGCGTCCGATGTTGTGGGCGGCCGTGGCGATGGCGGCCGCGGTGATGCTGTTCACGCTGCTGCCGGGACAATTGGGCCCCGAGCGCTCGGAGGTCGCTGTTCAAGACGCGCGGCCGGGCGGCGACGCGCCGCAGGCTGGGTTCGATGTCCAGGTCGCCAAGGGAGGCGCGCCGGGCAGCGGCAACCGGATTCCCGACGACGTGCTCGGCCGCACGAGCGAACAGTCGCTGGGCATCGCGGCGGCCAAAGATTCGGCACGCGTCATGGGCAAGCTCGATACGGCCGATGTGCCCGGTGAAGGACAGTTGGTCACCGGGGACATCCAGCAGTTGCGCTATCAACAGCTCGCATTGAACAAGAACCGGATCAAGCAGCAGCCGGCCGAGCGCGTCGCCGTGGTGCAGGTTGAGCTGACGCCCGAGGCCGCGCGCACGGGCCAATTTGCCCAAGTCTTGGCGCGCAACGCGATCGATCTGGCCGAAGAACTGCCCGCCGAGGCTCCGGTACTCGCCGATGAAGCTGAGCCACGGGCTGAGCAGCACGATCGGGCAGCGGGGAGTCCGCCGGCCGGAGAAGAGACGCCGCCGGTCGACGTGTTCCTCGTCGAAGCGAGCGAAGCGCAGCTCGATGCCATGCTGGCCGATCTGACTGCGGAGCCCAAGTGGTTCGGCAACGTCGTCGTGGCCGACGACGCCGACCAGCTAGAGTTCTTCCACCTCGCGCCGACCGACCAATCAGCGGCTGCACCGACGCCAGAGACTGGGGCCGCTCCTGAAGTGGCCGGCGCGCCGGCCTCGACGGAATCAGCGGCGGCCGAGTCGCCGCCCGCACCTGACGCGCCCGCGGCTGCTCGCGAGGAACGTCCAGCGGCGACACCCAAGCAGGGGTTCGCGCTGTCGAAGCAGGTTCGCGGCCTGGCGCGGCGCATGCAGCAAGGCGGGGGCCGGCAATTGCAAGAGCTGCCGCAAACATCGCAAGCGGAAGCGCCCGCCGAATTAACCGACGCAGGTCAGGCCGGCGCCGCGCAACGGCGGGTCCTGTTTGTCTTGCAGGTTGCGTCGCAGCCGTCGAGTGCAGCGCCGCCCGGCGGCGGTCACCCGGCCGACGCGGCCAATATGGCGCCGGAGCAGCCGTAG
- a CDS encoding TonB-dependent receptor yields MRAWISVCVGAALCAAAEGYAQQPGEIRFVLYQPPTSAEPTLPEVVVTPEAPAEPASPPLPPFEGGAGASRAGLGAGGGGVAFPSLSGQSFGGLNSLMPGGESIFGTPQFGSITTHQELRERQSLDMVRALQTEAGVMVQTTARGQASPFLRGVTGQEIVVLIDGIRMNNSVLRAGPNQYFNTVDPGLVDRIEVIRGASSVVWGSDAIGGAINIVTRSADPLRANYGGPGAIQYFSSSDMASYSRVTTEAWVGSTGVYGGASYMNVNDLDRGGNFGRQPFTNYDQNAGDVKFNLLVDDDQLLTFAVQHFQQDSVPRSDRFRPFVNQYNPSAAERPTFFDPQQRELAYVRMQGTSLSTLFDNYSATVSYQRTKEGLIEDNLTTNPQRRDIGEFDVNTFGSTLLFSRDLGLLGNVAYGADYYYDDIDAFKNRFNRNTGAFISPQIPQYPDDSIYDRAGGFLQWDVDITERLTLLPGTRYENINVSGTPTVTINGVNTNVPLDRTYQAWIGSCGAVYELTPNLNLVGGYYEGFRGPNVDDLVSTKTFAQQGQQFPVIGTFNVQPEFANTYECGFKLDTPRFRGQMIEYWVDFQDYITRTVDASNNAILSNVDARINGTELAGEYLFEGNWSLWGNFWYTFGQNLTQAEPFNRIPPTQGYLGMRRRAPELSGYLDIFVWMVRRQDRLTSLNAGDARFPPDGQPGYATLNARAGRFLDEAGHHRVTLGAENLTDKYYRVFGSGVDGPGINFLLGYEWVR; encoded by the coding sequence ATGCGCGCATGGATCAGCGTCTGCGTCGGGGCGGCGTTGTGCGCAGCGGCTGAAGGGTACGCGCAGCAGCCGGGCGAAATCCGGTTCGTCCTCTACCAGCCGCCCACGAGCGCCGAGCCGACGTTGCCCGAGGTGGTCGTCACGCCCGAGGCGCCGGCCGAACCGGCTTCGCCACCGTTGCCGCCGTTCGAGGGCGGCGCGGGCGCGAGCCGAGCAGGATTGGGCGCAGGCGGCGGGGGCGTGGCCTTTCCCTCGCTGTCCGGGCAATCGTTCGGCGGCTTGAACAGCTTGATGCCCGGCGGCGAGTCGATCTTCGGCACGCCGCAGTTCGGTTCGATCACCACGCACCAGGAATTGCGCGAGCGGCAATCGCTGGACATGGTTCGGGCCCTGCAAACCGAGGCGGGCGTGATGGTGCAGACGACGGCCCGGGGACAGGCGTCGCCCTTTTTGCGTGGTGTCACCGGGCAGGAGATCGTCGTGCTGATCGACGGCATCCGCATGAACAACTCGGTCCTCAGGGCGGGGCCCAACCAGTACTTCAACACGGTCGATCCGGGCCTGGTCGACCGCATCGAGGTGATTCGTGGCGCCAGCTCGGTCGTGTGGGGCTCGGACGCCATCGGTGGCGCGATCAACATCGTGACGCGCTCGGCCGACCCACTGCGGGCCAACTACGGCGGGCCGGGGGCGATTCAGTATTTCAGCTCGTCCGACATGGCCTCGTATTCGCGCGTGACGACCGAGGCCTGGGTCGGCTCGACCGGCGTCTACGGCGGGGCCAGTTACATGAACGTCAACGATCTCGATCGCGGCGGAAATTTCGGCCGGCAGCCGTTTACCAACTACGACCAGAACGCCGGCGACGTGAAGTTCAACCTGCTGGTCGACGACGATCAACTGTTGACCTTCGCCGTGCAGCATTTTCAGCAGGACAGCGTCCCGCGCAGCGACCGCTTCCGCCCGTTCGTCAATCAGTACAACCCGAGCGCCGCCGAGCGGCCGACGTTCTTCGACCCGCAGCAGCGCGAGTTGGCTTACGTGCGAATGCAAGGCACGTCGTTGAGCACGCTGTTCGACAACTATTCGGCGACCGTGTCGTACCAGCGGACCAAGGAGGGCTTGATCGAAGACAATCTGACGACGAATCCCCAGCGGCGCGATATCGGCGAGTTCGACGTGAACACGTTCGGCAGCACGCTCTTGTTTTCGCGCGACCTGGGGCTGTTGGGCAACGTGGCCTACGGCGCCGACTACTACTACGACGATATCGACGCCTTCAAGAACCGCTTCAATCGCAACACGGGCGCGTTCATTTCCCCGCAGATCCCGCAATATCCGGACGACAGCATCTACGATCGCGCCGGCGGCTTCTTGCAATGGGACGTCGACATCACCGAGCGGCTGACGCTCTTGCCCGGTACGCGGTACGAAAACATCAACGTCTCGGGCACGCCGACCGTCACGATCAACGGGGTCAACACGAACGTCCCCCTGGATCGCACCTATCAGGCCTGGATCGGCTCGTGTGGCGCGGTGTACGAGCTGACGCCGAACTTGAACCTGGTGGGCGGCTACTACGAGGGTTTCCGCGGACCGAACGTCGACGACCTGGTGTCGACCAAGACGTTCGCGCAGCAGGGCCAGCAGTTCCCTGTGATCGGCACGTTCAATGTCCAGCCGGAATTTGCCAACACCTATGAATGCGGCTTCAAGCTCGATACCCCGCGGTTCCGCGGGCAGATGATCGAGTACTGGGTCGACTTTCAGGACTACATCACGCGCACGGTCGATGCGAGCAACAACGCGATCCTGAGCAACGTCGATGCCCGCATCAACGGTACCGAACTGGCCGGCGAATACCTGTTCGAGGGCAACTGGAGCCTGTGGGGAAATTTCTGGTACACGTTTGGCCAGAACCTGACGCAGGCGGAGCCGTTCAACCGGATTCCGCCAACGCAAGGCTATCTGGGCATGCGGCGGCGCGCGCCCGAGCTGTCCGGGTATCTGGATATCTTCGTCTGGATGGTTCGCCGGCAGGACCGCCTCACATCGCTCAACGCGGGAGACGCCCGCTTCCCGCCCGATGGCCAGCCGGGCTATGCCACGCTCAATGCCCGGGCAGGCCGGTTTCTCGACGAGGCCGGACATCATCGCGTCACGCTCGGCGCGGAAAACCTGACCGACAAGTACTATCGCGTGTTCGGCTCGGGGGTTGACGGGCCAGGGATCAACTTCCTGCTGGGCTACGAATGGGTGCGGTAG
- a CDS encoding energy transducer TonB → MAARPVFPVERANLFSWLLQRGLIAAVSRPSAWFVSLTAHAGVLGALAVGWTTTRLPGPSLAGQQSVASLQAALSIQSPDWRVAELSPSELPIVAQLERVQAVERPEPVLNEVELPSVEVALAPHTEPAPPEPAALPEATFGQHPASPESQAAAPQPVPSADEQSAPAQPPSATPQQGAEAQATAPAASMPSVASAPSVQSVGFEATAPRPLSNPPPLYPEAARRARQQGTVILRLTVAVDGAVKTIEVADSSGFELLDEAATSAVRNWRFAPAVAEGRPVPWVGKLPVRFSLSGSS, encoded by the coding sequence TTGGCGGCGCGTCCCGTGTTTCCGGTCGAGCGTGCGAATTTGTTCTCCTGGCTGTTACAACGTGGGCTGATCGCGGCCGTCTCGCGGCCGTCGGCATGGTTCGTATCGCTGACGGCCCACGCCGGCGTGCTCGGGGCCCTGGCGGTCGGATGGACCACGACGCGCTTGCCCGGACCGAGTCTGGCGGGCCAGCAGAGCGTCGCCAGCCTGCAAGCAGCGCTGTCGATTCAATCGCCCGACTGGCGCGTCGCGGAGCTGTCGCCCAGCGAGTTGCCGATCGTCGCGCAGCTGGAACGAGTCCAGGCCGTGGAGCGCCCGGAACCGGTCCTGAACGAGGTCGAGCTGCCATCGGTCGAGGTCGCACTCGCGCCGCACACCGAGCCGGCCCCGCCGGAGCCGGCTGCCTTGCCCGAGGCAACGTTTGGGCAACATCCAGCCAGCCCGGAGTCCCAAGCGGCCGCGCCGCAACCGGTTCCAAGCGCCGACGAACAAAGCGCCCCGGCCCAGCCGCCCAGCGCAACACCGCAGCAGGGCGCGGAGGCTCAAGCCACGGCTCCCGCGGCGAGTATGCCGTCGGTGGCGTCGGCGCCTTCTGTGCAGAGCGTGGGTTTCGAGGCGACAGCACCGCGGCCCCTGTCGAACCCTCCGCCCTTGTATCCCGAGGCGGCACGCCGGGCGCGGCAGCAAGGTACCGTGATCTTGCGGCTGACCGTTGCGGTCGACGGCGCGGTGAAAACAATTGAAGTGGCCGATTCGAGCGGGTTCGAATTGCTCGACGAGGCTGCAACCAGCGCCGTGCGCAACTGGCGGTTTGCGCCGGCCGTAGCCGAGGGCCGGCCCGTGCCGTGGGTCGGCAAGCTTCCCGTGCGTTTTTCGTTGAGCGGTTCGTCATGA
- a CDS encoding sigma-70 family RNA polymerase sigma factor, producing MNDDAQLIAEALRGRSDAFGRLVERYQDRLYNTLVHLVGSAEDARDVAQDAFVQAFVKLETFRQNSQFYTWLYRIAFNLAMTRRRRPGVVTSIEQVRDAAGIEPVDDCPAPSERIEGRERDAQVREALARLSEEHRTVIVLREIDGLDYEAIAEVLEVPVGTVRSRLHRARLELRDQLKEVFQADM from the coding sequence TTGAACGACGACGCCCAACTGATTGCCGAGGCCTTGCGGGGCCGTTCGGACGCGTTTGGCCGCCTGGTCGAGCGATACCAGGACCGTTTGTACAACACGCTGGTCCACCTGGTCGGCTCGGCCGAGGATGCCCGTGACGTGGCGCAAGACGCCTTTGTCCAGGCGTTCGTCAAGCTGGAGACGTTTCGGCAGAATTCGCAGTTTTACACCTGGCTGTACCGCATTGCGTTCAACCTGGCGATGACCCGCCGGCGCCGGCCGGGCGTGGTGACTTCGATCGAGCAGGTCCGAGATGCAGCAGGCATCGAGCCGGTCGACGACTGTCCCGCGCCGAGCGAGCGGATCGAAGGGCGCGAGCGCGATGCCCAGGTCCGCGAAGCGCTGGCCCGATTGAGCGAGGAGCATCGGACGGTGATTGTGTTGCGAGAAATCGATGGTCTCGATTACGAGGCGATTGCCGAGGTGCTCGAGGTACCCGTCGGCACGGTGCGCAGCCGGTTGCACCGGGCGCGACTGGAATTGCGCGATCAATTGAAAGAGGTTTTTCAGGCAGACATGTAG
- a CDS encoding iron-containing alcohol dehydrogenase, translated as MTEIERDRVFEMATSNLRIGPGATREVGMDAADLGLRRVLVLTDPRLTGLAPVATVCEALRAERIEFELFDRVRVEPTDVSFQEAIDVAREGRFDGFVAVGGGSVIDTAKAANLYTTWPAAFLDYVNAPVGAGRPVPGPLRPLIAIPTTAGTGSETTGVSIFDLSATRVKTGIAHRRLKPTLGIVDPENTRTMPPLVAASTGLDVLCHALESYTAIRYDQRPRPERPNLRPAYQGHNPISDVWAEAALRLVDRYLFRAVEDPADDEARAQMLLASAFAGMGFGNAGVHLCHGMSYPISGMVRDYYPPGYPDDHPFVPHGVSVILTAPAVFRFTAPADPQRHLQAAAMLGADMRDVAECDAGEVLARRIIEYMRRLAIPSGLAAIGLTAQDAPELARGTLPQHRVTKLAPRPASEPELIRLFEQSLVLW; from the coding sequence ATGACCGAGATCGAGCGTGATCGTGTGTTCGAGATGGCGACGTCGAACCTTCGGATTGGTCCGGGGGCGACGCGCGAGGTGGGGATGGACGCGGCCGACCTGGGCCTGCGCCGCGTGCTGGTGCTGACCGACCCGCGGCTGACCGGGCTGGCACCGGTGGCTACGGTGTGCGAAGCCTTGCGGGCCGAGCGCATCGAGTTCGAGTTGTTCGACCGCGTGCGGGTCGAGCCCACCGACGTTTCGTTCCAGGAAGCGATCGACGTGGCCCGCGAAGGGCGGTTTGACGGTTTCGTGGCCGTCGGCGGCGGCTCGGTGATCGACACGGCCAAGGCGGCCAACCTGTACACGACGTGGCCGGCGGCGTTTCTGGATTACGTCAACGCTCCGGTGGGCGCCGGCCGGCCGGTGCCTGGGCCGTTGCGACCGCTGATCGCCATTCCCACGACGGCCGGCACCGGCAGCGAGACGACGGGCGTGTCGATCTTCGACCTGTCGGCGACGCGGGTAAAGACGGGCATCGCGCATCGGCGATTAAAGCCCACCTTGGGAATCGTCGACCCGGAGAATACGCGAACGATGCCGCCGCTCGTGGCGGCCTCGACGGGGCTCGACGTGCTGTGCCATGCCCTCGAGTCGTACACCGCGATTCGCTACGACCAGCGGCCACGGCCCGAGCGCCCCAACCTGCGTCCGGCCTACCAGGGCCACAACCCGATCAGCGACGTCTGGGCCGAAGCGGCGTTGCGGCTGGTCGATCGCTATCTGTTCCGCGCGGTCGAAGACCCCGCCGACGACGAAGCCCGTGCCCAGATGCTCTTGGCCAGCGCCTTTGCCGGGATGGGCTTCGGCAACGCCGGCGTGCACTTGTGCCACGGCATGTCGTACCCGATCAGTGGCATGGTGCGCGACTATTACCCGCCGGGTTACCCGGACGATCACCCGTTCGTGCCGCACGGCGTCTCGGTGATCTTGACGGCGCCGGCCGTGTTTCGCTTCACGGCGCCGGCCGATCCGCAGCGCCATCTGCAAGCGGCCGCGATGCTGGGGGCCGACATGCGCGACGTCGCCGAGTGCGACGCCGGCGAGGTGCTCGCGCGGCGGATCATCGAGTACATGCGCCGGCTGGCGATTCCCTCGGGACTGGCAGCGATCGGTCTGACCGCGCAGGACGCGCCGGAATTGGCGCGGGGGACGCTGCCGCAACACCGCGTGACGAAGCTCGCGCCGCGCCCGGCGAGCGAGCCGGAACTGATTCGGCTCTTCGAGCAATCGCTGGTGCTGTGGTAA
- a CDS encoding amidohydrolase family protein produces the protein MQPPFEPSGPVQSDVRIAASARRVPRREVLCTTTRHLASLALAATFDPAQRTLAQAAEPAAEDHGYVDAHVHVWTPDTTRYPLAGGYRREEMRPASFTPEQLWSHARPCGVTRVVLIQMSFYGFDNSYMLDCIREAQGAFAGVAVIDDDAANAAATMRDLLPRGVRGFRIYPRNRPVDRWLDGAGMQQMWRTGAESGQAMCCLVNPGALPAIDRMCGQFPDTPVVIDHFGRVGIDGQIREAELAQLCALARHAKTYVKVSAFYALGRKQPPYTDLVPMIRRLVDAFGPQRLMWATDCPYQVDSHTYLQSIELVRDRLDFLSAADRRALLHDTAAKLFFAGT, from the coding sequence GTGCAACCGCCTTTCGAACCCTCAGGTCCCGTGCAATCCGACGTCCGAATTGCCGCGTCCGCCCGGCGCGTCCCTCGCCGCGAGGTCCTCTGCACGACCACTCGTCACCTGGCCAGCCTTGCGCTCGCGGCAACGTTCGATCCGGCGCAGCGCACGTTGGCTCAAGCCGCCGAGCCTGCAGCGGAAGACCACGGCTACGTCGATGCCCACGTTCACGTCTGGACGCCCGACACGACGCGCTATCCGCTCGCCGGCGGCTACCGGCGCGAAGAGATGCGCCCGGCCAGCTTCACGCCCGAGCAGCTTTGGAGCCATGCGCGGCCCTGCGGCGTAACGCGCGTCGTGCTGATCCAGATGAGCTTTTACGGCTTTGACAACTCGTACATGCTGGATTGCATTCGCGAAGCTCAAGGTGCGTTCGCCGGCGTCGCCGTCATCGACGACGACGCTGCCAACGCCGCCGCGACCATGCGCGACCTGCTCCCGCGCGGCGTCCGCGGCTTTCGCATCTACCCGCGCAATCGACCGGTCGACCGCTGGCTCGACGGGGCGGGCATGCAACAGATGTGGCGCACGGGCGCCGAATCCGGCCAGGCGATGTGCTGCCTCGTCAATCCCGGCGCCCTGCCGGCTATCGACCGCATGTGCGGCCAGTTTCCCGACACGCCGGTCGTGATCGACCATTTCGGCCGAGTCGGCATCGACGGCCAGATCCGCGAGGCCGAACTCGCACAACTTTGTGCCCTGGCGCGGCATGCGAAGACCTACGTCAAAGTCTCGGCGTTTTACGCGCTGGGCCGCAAGCAGCCGCCTTACACCGACCTGGTCCCGATGATCCGCCGGTTGGTCGACGCGTTTGGCCCCCAACGACTGATGTGGGCCACGGACTGCCCCTACCAGGTCGATAGCCACACCTACTTGCAATCAATCGAGCTGGTGCGCGACCGGCTGGATTTCCTCTCCGCCGCCGATCGACGCGCGCTGCTGCATGACACCGCGGCGAAGCTGTTTTTCGCCGGTACCTGA
- a CDS encoding dTDP-4-dehydrorhamnose 3,5-epimerase family protein, with translation MTEEGVTFQEGPIDGVVIRPLKQFKDHRGWLVELYREDDLPAENHPVMAYVSETLPGVARGPHEHVDQADYFAFVGPGDFKLYLWDTRESAATYGHRLTMIVGESNRHAVIIPPGVVHAYKNVSDRSGWVFNCPNRLYAGYGKQEPVDEIRHEDLVDSPFLLD, from the coding sequence ATGACGGAGGAAGGTGTGACTTTTCAAGAGGGACCGATCGACGGCGTCGTGATCCGCCCGCTCAAGCAGTTCAAGGATCACCGCGGCTGGCTCGTCGAGTTGTACCGCGAGGACGATCTGCCCGCTGAAAACCACCCGGTCATGGCCTATGTCAGCGAGACGCTGCCGGGCGTGGCCCGGGGCCCGCACGAGCACGTCGATCAGGCCGACTACTTCGCCTTCGTCGGCCCCGGCGATTTCAAGCTCTACCTGTGGGACACGCGTGAGTCGGCCGCGACCTATGGCCATCGCCTGACGATGATCGTCGGCGAATCGAATCGCCATGCCGTGATCATCCCGCCGGGGGTGGTGCACGCCTATAAGAACGTGAGCGATCGCTCGGGCTGGGTCTTCAACTGCCCGAACCGGCTGTACGCCGGCTACGGCAAGCAAGAGCCGGTCGACGAGATCCGCCACGAAGACCTGGTCGACAGCCCGTTTCTGCTGGACTGA